Genomic segment of Mesorhizobium sp. B1-1-8:
TGACACGCCAGCGAATTGATCGCGTCGTACTGAACCTCCAGTGGCACCTGCTTCAAAAATTCCCAGAGCTTAAGATACGCGGTTTCGCGGCGAGTTCGGGGCGGCTCTTGCATTGCTCGCCAGCCTCGGCCCAACTGATTGTCGTCGGCGCACTCGCCGAGATCAATGTGGACTTCGCGATAATGGTCGACAACAACACGGGCGGGTCCTCCAGCCTTGCTATCGAAAACGACACGCTCGAGAGCGTCGCTCCAGAACTCATTCGCACGTCCGAGCATGGCTGTGGCCAGAAAGAAAGTGGCGGGAAGACCGAGGGTTTCCAACAGTGGCCCCGCGACCAAGGCATTGCACGCATAGCCGTCATCAAAGGTGATTGCCGCAGCGTTCCTGGGCAGGCTTCCCTCGACATGGCGCCGCACGAACTCGCGAAGAGGTAGGACCCGTCGGGTCCTTGCTAGCGCTCGCATCTGCTGTTCAAAGTCTGTAGGAGAAACAGCCAGCTCCCAAGGGTCAATATCGGTCGCAGCGATACGGTGGTACATCAAGATAACCGGCTTTGAAGGCTTGCTGCCCCACGCGCGGCGCAATCTTGTCCTCAGCCCCCAACCCATTTCCTCAGTCCTTGGTAGCGCAAATCCCGATCGTGACGGGATAGTGACGATCCCGAGTATATAGCATTTCCGCGTTGAGCTCCTCCGCCGCGAGACCCTCCAAAAAGCATATCGCGGAAAAAACGTTGCCGTATGTGGCCACCTTTGTCCCCTCCGCGCCGAAGACATCCGAGAACATGCGGCGAGCCGATACCTCTGTCATCGACCAGTACCAGGTCTCATAATCTTGACCGTGATCGATTGGCGTAAGGCCCGGAACGGTTGCCAATACGGTTCCACCCCGTTTGAGAAGTCGGAACAATGCAGACACTGCAGCCTTCATATCGAAGATCATGTGCAAGGTCTGTGTGATGACGATGGCATCGAACGTATCACTCCATTCTCCTCCCAACTCAGTCAGGTCACCAATAATCGTCGCTCCTGTATTTTCTGGTCGCAAGTCAATGATGTCACGCCTAGTCGTTCTTTGATCGCCGAAGCGCGCCGTGTAGTCGTCGTTCACAACCTCAAGTGTTCTTCCATGTATCCTTGGTGCATGCTCCGAAAGAAACCTTTCAATGTAGATGCGATCAATGGGAGTGCCCCGATCGTATCCGTAGTTGCGGCTTATCGGATCCGTCCTTCCGAAATCACCAAAGCGAAATTTTCCGACAACCGGCCGGCCTTGCCCTAGCGTTGGACTCAAGGCTCTGACTGCAAATTCGGGCAAGATGTTCCGAGCGAAAAGTCTCACCTTTGATCTAAGGTGGTTTTCATACATTTCGCGTCCTTTCGGGCTTCCCCCGGTATGCTCCAAGCCATAACTTGTCTACCATGTCAGGAAGGGAATTTAGGCCGCCTCAGCCCTAAGGCGCAAGGTCTGGTCTGCGGCCGGCCCTTGCCAGGAAGTGGATTCGCGCCAACAAATCCGATCCGCTCTTGTCTGCCAAAATCGGAGTGGAAGGAATTCTAAAGCTTCTAGTAAAGGCTTTCTGATCGCCGGACGAAAGATGACGTGTGTTGAGAGAGAAAATTAAAATAAGTGTCGTTATTTGCACATACAATAATTCATCACTGCTTGATCGAACGCTCGAATGTCTATCATGCCAAAAAAACCCAGGTGTACCGTGGGAAGTTCTGGTTGTAGACAACAATTGCACGGACGACACGCTGCTTGTCGCGAACCGGCATAAGACCTCAAACAAGATAGAACGCCTGAGAATCGTGAGTGAGGCTCGGCAGGGCTTAACGCCTGCGCGCCAGCGAGGCGTCAATGAGACGGAGGGCGAATGGCTGGCTTTCGTTGATGATGACTGCCTCCTCGACCAAAGCTGGTTGATCAACGCAATTTGTTTTGCGGATGCGCATCCCAGTTGCGGCGCCCTTGGCGGAATAGTCAGGCCGAAATGGGAGGGCGGAGCCGAGGCCCTTCCAGATTCTGTGGGTTGGGCCCTCGCATGCCAGGACCACGGGTCCACAGCATGCGAGATCTGGGGGTTGGTGGGAGCAGGAATTGTCCTGAGACGATCCGCACTCGAGCAGACGGGCTGGACCAAGAGGCCGCTCCTGGCCGATCGCATCGGCAACAAACTCGTCTCCGGGGGCGATACGGAGATCAGCCTGCGGCTTCTGGCATGCGGGTGGGAGGTCTGGTACACGCCTCAATGTGTGATCGACCACATCATACCCGCCCGGCGGACGTCACGAAGTTACCTCAAACGGCTATCTTTTGGACTGGGTATTTCACAGGTATTAGTCGACGCCCTGACTTTCGAGAACGGATTTTCTGCATGTCTGGCAAAGAGTGCGAAATCCGCGCTGCGCCAGACTGTAAGGGCCCTTAAGGATGTCATTCGCGACCGGATGAATGGTAGCGATCGACGGCCTTCGCTAATTGGCCTCCACTTCGCACTGGGCAATTGGGCCGGCATCGGCCGGCTCGCTTTCAGGCGTTCACTGGTCGGCGCAGTAACACGGTCGCTCTATGCCTCCATTTCAAACTCGTAGGTGCAGGGTATGAGTCCTTCGGACGGGAGGAGACTTTCACCTTCAACGTCGGGTCTGAGGACCTCGACCCGACATGCATGGTGGACGTGATCAAGAATGTCGTCGGCTAGGTAGTCACCAGATCGTTGAGCCATCCATAGCTCCAGGGCGTAGGTCCCCGGCAGCAGGTGCACCTGGTCAATCGTAAGGCGGACCCGGTTCAGGCCGGCATGCAGACGGCATACGTTCTTCAGCAAGGCGGTGTCTGCATTGATGAGCTTGAGGCCAGAGAGGCTATTTATCACGACTGCCAAACTGTCGACAATCATGTGCGTCTCGGCCGCGATCTCGAGCTCGCAATGTGCCGGTCCTCCAGTAAAGATTTGGCTGGACGACGAAGGATCACCGCTAGTAATCGAAAGCCCGAGAAACCGGGCTTTGCCGTTCCCGGTGCGCGGCGCCGCTGTGACGTCGATTCGATTCCCTGAAACTGCAAGATCGCCAGATGACTCCAGATAAGAAGTCACGATTTCGCGGGTTTTTCCAAAAGCCTTGACAGTGCCGGAGTCGAGCCAAAGGCAGCGAGAGCACATACGGTTGATGGTGTCCATGCTGTGGCTTACCAGCAGCACCGTTCTGCCCCCTTGGGTAACTAGGCTTTCGATCTTGGACAAAGACTTTCGCTGGAACCGCGAGTCACCGACAGATAAGATCTCGTCCAGTATTAGTATCTCCGGTTCCAAATGAACCGCTACCGCGAACGCCAGGCGCACGAACATTCCACTGGAATAGCGTTTGACGGGTACGTCCAGAAATTGCTCGATCTCGGCGAAGGCAACGATATCGTTGAAGCGCCTCCCCAGCTCTGCTTTCGACATGCCGAGTATGGCGCCGCTGAGATAGATGTTGTCCCGCCCTGAAAGATCCCCGTGGAACCCCGCCCCAACTTCGAGCAGGGCGCCCACCCGGCCGCGAATGATGACTTCGCCTTCCGACGGATCGGTTATGCGAGAAAGGATTTTGAGTAGTGTTGATTTTCCTGCCCCGTTTAGGCCGATGACACCGACAATTTCGCCCGGCTCGACGGAGACGGAAACGTCCCGCAACGCCCAATAGGCCCCCACTCTGTCCGTAAACCCACCAGGTCCACCGAACCACGGGCCAAGCCTCTCACGCAGTGACGTCGGACGACGCTGCAGATCATAGCGCTTGGACAGGTTCTTGATCTCGATCGCCGGCTTCATTCGGGTTTTCCATCTCAAGCCAGATCGACCGCAGTCCTCGACGCCCTCTCAAATGCGACAAGACCCAGGAGAAACAGGGACGCGCTGGTCAAAACGGACACGATCGACTGAACCGGTGTAACTCCCGCCGTATTGAGCGCCAGTGACCTCATGCTTTCGATGATGACGGCGAGAGGGTTGAACCAGGGTAGCAGTTGCAGATGAGGCGGCAAGTTGGACATCGGGACGAAAACCAGCGAGGCGAACATGGCGATCAGGAGCACGTATTGGGTGGCGTGGACCAAGTCGCGATATTGCGCAGCGAGCGCTGCCACGCATAGGCCCGCGCCCAACGTGAACACTACGAGTTCAGTGAAAAGGACTGGGATTAGGAGAAGACGCCAAGACAGTGACATCCATATCCCGTCGAAATGGTAAAAGATCAACACCGCCAGGAAAAGGCCCGTTTGAATAGCAAGGGACACGAGATTCGATAATCCGATCGCCAAGGGTACGGCACTTCGCGGAAAGTATACCTTCTGAAACAAATCTGCGTTGTTCACAAATGTGGCGCCGACGGCGCCGAATGTTTGAGAGAAATAAAGCCAAGGCGCCAAGCTGCAAAGATTGAATAGAAACGGAGGAACGCCCTCCGTTCCGATACCAGCCCCGCCGTTGATGGCAACAGAAAGAACGATCGCCAATCCGAGCGGCTGGACTGCGAACCAAAGCGGCCCAAGCAAAGTCTGTGCGTATTTGGTTACCAGGTCTCGGCGCACCAAAAGCCCAACGAGGTCGCGCGCTTGCCACAGCTCTCTCAGATCGATCCACTGCCAGCCTGAGCGGGGACGAATGCGCGTTTCCCGCATAGGCTAGACCTGCCCAAAACAAGGCATTCGGGCTGGCCCGCACCGCGGTTGCGGAAAAATTATTCGCTTAGAACTCATTGCATATGACTCTGGCGGCTCGAGTGTGCGCGGCTCAATCATGGTCCTTTTTACCTTGGAACGGCGATTGTCATATGGGCCCATAAGTTCACCATTCGCAACTCGCACTAACTCAAAAAGCCCAAACGCGCCAGCCGGGCACGCTGGCGAATGCGCCCGCCTCGCCCTCAACGATCCTCCAGCCGATTTCGACACCATGACATCGTTGGCATCTTGGACCCGAATTGCAGCGATACGGCCCTTCGCCGATCGCTGGGCTCGCGTCAGGTTAATGGCAAGGTCTGGCAGGGCGCGATCCCGCATTCGTCCATCGCGATCGAGGAAGAAGCGGATTGCCAATATCTGCCGCGGATCGAGAGGGCGCTTAGCCCCTACCTGCCGACCAGCGTTCCACGCCGGCCGTCCTTTGGCTGCCGGGTCAAATTGGGAAATACTGACGTTGCCCCCAGGTTCTATCCAGTTTTGAGTTCGTTTCCGGCGTGGGTTGTGCCCTGCTGGGCGGGTGAAGCGACGGTCGCTGGCGCGGAGCTTTTGGCATAGCGCAGCGCGAGCGACCGTCGCGGATCGAAGGTGGTGGCGAACTCGGCCGGTGTCTGCCACGCGATTTGGGAGTGCGGCCGCGCGGTGTTGTAGTCGGCGCGCCACAGGGCGATGGCTACGCGCGCCTGAGCCAGCGAGGTAAACAGCGTCTCGTTGAGCAGTTCATCGCGCAGCCGGCCGTTGAAGCTCTCGATGAAGCCATTCTGCATCGGCTTGCCGGGCGCAATGTAATGCCATTCGACGCGGTTCTGCTCCGCCCAGGCGAGGATGTCGTTGGAGGTGAACTCGCTGCCATTGTCGCTGACGATCATCCTCGGCCGGCCGCGCTCGGTGATGAGCCGGTCCAGTTCGCGGGCAACCCGCATGCCCGAGAGAGACGTATCAACGATGAGTGCCAGGCACTCTCTCGTGCAGTCGTCGACGATGGCCAGGATTCGGAAGCGGCGCCCGTCGGTGAGTTGGTCCGATACGAAGTCGAGCGACCAGCGCTCGTCTGGCCTCAGCGGCACCAGCATCGGCGCCCTGGTCCCGATCGCCCGCTTGCGGCCGCCACGTCGGCGAACGGCGAGCTTCTCCTCCCGATAGAGC
This window contains:
- a CDS encoding IS3 family transposase (programmed frameshift) codes for the protein MKRSRFSEEQIIGILKEHEAGVSVADLCRKHGVSDASIYNWKARFGGMDVSEARRLKALEDENTRLKRLLADAMLDNAALKDLVGPAAKRKAVARLKEGFGMSERRACKAIGCCRMTVRYETSRPDDREVRERMKAIAQERRRFGHRRLLVMLRREGLVVNHKKLFRLYREEKLAVRRRGGRKRAIGTRAPMLVPLRPDERWSLDFVSDQLTDGRRFRILAIVDDCTRECLALIVDTSLSGMRVARELDRLITERGRPRMIVSDNGSEFTSNDILAWAEQNRVEWHYIAPGKPMQNGFIESFNGRLRDELLNETLFTSLAQARVAIALWRADYNTARPHSQIAWQTPAEFATTFDPRRSLALRYAKSSAPATVASPAQQGTTHAGNELKTG
- a CDS encoding ABC transporter permease: MRETRIRPRSGWQWIDLRELWQARDLVGLLVRRDLVTKYAQTLLGPLWFAVQPLGLAIVLSVAINGGAGIGTEGVPPFLFNLCSLAPWLYFSQTFGAVGATFVNNADLFQKVYFPRSAVPLAIGLSNLVSLAIQTGLFLAVLIFYHFDGIWMSLSWRLLLIPVLFTELVVFTLGAGLCVAALAAQYRDLVHATQYVLLIAMFASLVFVPMSNLPPHLQLLPWFNPLAVIIESMRSLALNTAGVTPVQSIVSVLTSASLFLLGLVAFERASRTAVDLA
- a CDS encoding ABC transporter ATP-binding protein, which codes for MKPAIEIKNLSKRYDLQRRPTSLRERLGPWFGGPGGFTDRVGAYWALRDVSVSVEPGEIVGVIGLNGAGKSTLLKILSRITDPSEGEVIIRGRVGALLEVGAGFHGDLSGRDNIYLSGAILGMSKAELGRRFNDIVAFAEIEQFLDVPVKRYSSGMFVRLAFAVAVHLEPEILILDEILSVGDSRFQRKSLSKIESLVTQGGRTVLLVSHSMDTINRMCSRCLWLDSGTVKAFGKTREIVTSYLESSGDLAVSGNRIDVTAAPRTGNGKARFLGLSITSGDPSSSSQIFTGGPAHCELEIAAETHMIVDSLAVVINSLSGLKLINADTALLKNVCRLHAGLNRVRLTIDQVHLLPGTYALELWMAQRSGDYLADDILDHVHHACRVEVLRPDVEGESLLPSEGLIPCTYEFEMEA
- a CDS encoding methyltransferase domain-containing protein, producing MNDDYTARFGDQRTTRRDIIDLRPENTGATIIGDLTELGGEWSDTFDAIVITQTLHMIFDMKAAVSALFRLLKRGGTVLATVPGLTPIDHGQDYETWYWSMTEVSARRMFSDVFGAEGTKVATYGNVFSAICFLEGLAAEELNAEMLYTRDRHYPVTIGICATKD
- a CDS encoding polysaccharide deacetylase family protein yields the protein MYHRIAATDIDPWELAVSPTDFEQQMRALARTRRVLPLREFVRRHVEGSLPRNAAAITFDDGYACNALVAGPLLETLGLPATFFLATAMLGRANEFWSDALERVVFDSKAGGPARVVVDHYREVHIDLGECADDNQLGRGWRAMQEPPRTRRETAYLKLWEFLKQVPLEVQYDAINSLACQVGSDLKPRASHRPMTFDEARTHSARAGLDISGHTESHLSLPMWDREVQLREIRQSKQTCEELSGRPCVSFAYPYGDYSNETVECAKEAGLDCALSAFPKSIDDTDSVFALPRLMMRNGNLDEQVGFD
- a CDS encoding glycosyltransferase — encoded protein: MLREKIKISVVICTYNNSSLLDRTLECLSCQKNPGVPWEVLVVDNNCTDDTLLVANRHKTSNKIERLRIVSEARQGLTPARQRGVNETEGEWLAFVDDDCLLDQSWLINAICFADAHPSCGALGGIVRPKWEGGAEALPDSVGWALACQDHGSTACEIWGLVGAGIVLRRSALEQTGWTKRPLLADRIGNKLVSGGDTEISLRLLACGWEVWYTPQCVIDHIIPARRTSRSYLKRLSFGLGISQVLVDALTFENGFSACLAKSAKSALRQTVRALKDVIRDRMNGSDRRPSLIGLHFALGNWAGIGRLAFRRSLVGAVTRSLYASISNS